One window of the Nicotiana tabacum cultivar K326 chromosome 4, ASM71507v2, whole genome shotgun sequence genome contains the following:
- the LOC142180153 gene encoding uncharacterized protein LOC142180153: MDTPPNFEEGQSTYRTPRFNRQYYGWWKTRMHDFIMAENSELWDDICDGPFVPMKTIGETAVTVLKIRKEYNDVDHKAIEKNFRAKKILVCGIGPDKYNRISACQSSKKIREYFQTAHEGTTQVKQSKIDMLTTKYELFRMKDDEFI, encoded by the coding sequence ATGGAtactccaccaaactttgaagaaggtcaatcaacCTACAGAACACCAAGATTCAATAGACAATACTACggatggtggaagacaaggatgcatgattttatcatggctgaaaATTCGGAGCTTTGGGATGACATTTGCGATGGACCCTTCGTTCCCATGAAGACCATTGGCGAGACAGCAGTGACAGTTctgaagataaggaaggagtacAATGATGTCGACCACAAAGCTATAGAGAAAAACTTCCGAGCAAAGAAGATCCTCGTCTGTGGTATTGGACCAGACAAGTATAATAGAATTTCAGCTTGTCAATCTTCCAAGAAGATCCGGGAGTATTTCCAAACCGCACATGAAGGAACAACTCAAGTCAAGCAGTCAAAGATCGACATGCTCACTACAAAGTAtgaactcttcaggatgaaggatgatgagttcATTTAG
- the LOC107770381 gene encoding GDSL lipase — translation MALSSNFFHGFLIAACFIPFGYCFGSYERSALFVFGDSLFDPGNNNYINTTTQFQANWWPYGESFFKPPTGRFCDGRIIPDFIAEYAELPLIPSYFEIGKDGSIHGVNFASGGAGCLKETFRGFVIDLKTQLKYFKKVAKDLKKFGAKKSKQLLSNAVYIFSAGNNDYFEFPVTYSKEEYVKMVVGNLTSVLKGIYKKGGRKFAILSLAPLGCTPGSRALNFQQGNKSGNCLEELTNLAKLHNSALPKMLKQLEDKLPGFKYSLFDFFKVAIEIIDNPSKYGFKTSKSACCGTGPFRGIYSCGGKRQVKEYKLCKKVKDYMFFDSGHLTEVAYKQVAELLWNGTVDVVEPYNLKSFFDLST, via the exons ATGGCTTTGAGTTCCAACTTCTTTCATGGCTTCCTCATTGCTGCCTGTTTTATACCATTTGGTTACTGTTTTGGCAGCTATGAAAGATCAGCCCTCTTTGTATTTGGTGATTCCCTATTTGATCCTGGGAATAACAATTATATAAATACCACTACTCAATTCCAAGCTAATTGGTGGCCTTATGGTGAATCATTCTTCAAACCTCCTACTGGCAGATTTTGTGATGGTCGTATCATTCCTGATTTCATTG CCGAATATGCAGAGTTGCCACTCATTCCATCGTATTTTGAGATTGGCAAAGATGGATCTATCCATGGAGTGAATTTCGCATCAGGTGGAGCTGGCTGTTTAAAAGAAACTTTTCGTGGCTTT GTTATAGACCTTAAAACACAATTGAAATACTTCAAAAAAGTGGCTAAAGATTTGAAGAAGTTTGGAGCAAAAAAGTCCAAACAACTCCTCTCCAATGCTGTATACATATTTAGCGCTGGAAATAATGATTACTTTGAATTTCCTGTGACATATTCCAAGGAAGAATATGTAAAGATGGTAGTGGGAAATTTGACATCTGTTTTGAAG GGAATATACAAGAAAGGAGGGAGAAAATTTGCCATTCTTAGTTTGGCTCCTTTGGGTTGTACACCAGGTTCTAGGGCTCTTAATTTCCAACAAGGAAATAAAAGTGGCAACTGCCTAGAAGAACTGACAAACCTTGCAAAATTACACAATTCAGCTTTGCCTAAAATGCTAAAGCAACTAGAGGATAAATTACCTGGATTTAAGTATTCCTTGTTTGATTTCTTCAAAGTTGCTATTGAAATAATTGACAACCCTTCAAAATATG GTTTTAAAACATCTAAAAGTGCTTGTTGTGGGACGGGTCCATTCAGAGGAATTTATAGTTGTGGAGGCAAGAGACAAGTAAAAGAGTACAAGTTGTGCAAAAAAGTGAAGGATTATATGTTTTTTGACTCTGGTCATCTTACAGAAGTGGCATACAAACAAGTTGCTGAATTACTATGGAATGGAACTGTCGATGTTGTTGAGCCTTACAATTTAAAGTCATTTTTCGATCTTTCAACATAG